The genomic window ACCCAATCGATTAAGCTCAGGTACATGCATAAATCTATTTTCGAAAATTCTCTCATCTATAGTACTTTCCCCATCCGCAATAGAATTAAGTGCCATTAATTGAGCTTGCATATCCGTAGGGAAACCTGGATACTCTTTCGTGATTATAGAAACCGCTTTAGGTCTACAACTCATAGAAGCTTTAATCCAGTCCTCTCCAGTTGAAATTTCTAAACCAGCTTCTGTTAGCTTCTCGATTATGCTGACCATTGTATGTGGCAATACATCAGTCAATTCTAAATATCCGCCAGTAGCACCTACACAGCATAAAAATGTACCAGCCTCAATTCTGTCAGGCATAATTTTATACTCTGTGCCGTGAAGTTTTTCAACGCCTTCAATTGTTATACGAGATGTGCCATGTCCAGAAATTTTAGCCCCCATAGAGTTAAGCATCTGAGCAAGGTCATATACTTCAGGTTCCTGTGCAGCATTTTCCAAAATAGTAGTGCCAGAAGCTAATACTGATGCCATTAGAAACTGCTCTGTACCCCCTACTGTAACCATATCTGTTTTAATTGAAGCTCCTTTAAGGCGATCGGCTTTAGCTACTACAAAACCATGCTCGACATCAATATCAGCAGAAAGCAATTTAAGCCCTTTTATATGTTGATCTACTGGTCTCTGACCTATAGCACAACCACCTGGGAGACTGACTTTTGCATGACCAAATCGAGCTAATAACGGACCAAGAACTAATATGGAAGCCCGCATAGTTTTAACTAATTCATATGGAGCTTCAAATGATTTAATCTCGTCGGCTTGTAATTCTAGGACTTCAGGTTCAATCCATCTGACCTTAACTCCTAACTGCTGAAGTACTCGAATAGATGTTTTAATGTCATTAAGTTCAGGAACATTTCGAAGGATGACAGGTTCACTAGTTAATAAACTGGCACACAAAATTGGCAATGCTGCATTTTTTGCACCTGAAACTTTAATAGTCCCTTCTAGCTTTTTTCCGCCAGTGACTTTTAATTTATCCATTATTATTTTTAGCCTTATATTCTTCAGGTGTAAGTGTGGTCATAGAAAGTGCATGAATTTCATCTTTCATACGATCACCTAAAGCAGCGTAAACCATCTGATGTCTTTGTATTAGACGCTTTCCATTAAAAGACTCGCTAACAATAGTTGCAAAAAAATGAGCCCCATCACCCTCTACTTCCAAATAATCACAAGGAATTTGATTAGAAATGTATTCTTTTATTTGATCTTGATGCGGTAAATTCATACTAATTAGGAGCGAAGTTTATACCCAGTTTGTAGGATTCTCATTGTAATCAAAGAGATTACTAAAAAGCTAACTAACGACACAATAAAACTATGCCAAGGTGACACGTCAGAAACCCTAAAAAAGGCATACCTAAAACCATCTATCATATAAAAAACTGGATTGTAATACGATACCGATTGCCAAAAAGATGGCAAACTGTGGATTGAATAAAACACTCCAGATAAAAAGGTCATAGGCATTATTAAAAAAGTTTGGAAATTTGCTAATTGGTCCCACTTATCTGCTAGAACACCATTTAACAAACCCAAAGTCCCCATAGTGGCACTCGCAAGAAAACTAAAAACTAAAAGCCAAATAAAATTCACTGGTATGGAAACCGAGTAAAAGAGACTGCAAAGCCATATTACAAAACCTACTACAAAAGCCCTCACTACGGATGCCAGGGTATAAGCTGAGAAAATCTCAAGAGGTGATATGGGTGGCAATAATATAAAAACTAGATTACCACTCATTTTGGACTGAACAAAAGATGAAGATGAATTACTAAATGCATTTTGCATCATACTCATCATCATAAGCCCAGGAATTAAAAACTTCACATATGGAATTGACCCATATGCAACCCTACCGCTTAGAACTTGAGCAAAAACCACTAAATATAAAATTGTTGTTATAGCAGGAGCAGCAACAGTTTGAATAAAAACTTTTTTGAAACGTGCTATTTCTTTATTAAAAAGTGCTGGAAAACCTGAACCGAAAGTTAAATTTGATTGAAGAATATGGTTTTGCATCAAACACCTTGAATGCTAGAAACGTCGAAAAAGCCTTCATACTGACTAAACTTCAAAAAGGCATCCTCAAGACTACTTACCCCTAAACCTTTGAGCAACTTAGAAGTTTCATCGCAGGCAACCAAATTTCCCTGTCTTAGAAATGCTATTCGATCGCACATTTCTTGTGCTTCTTCTAGATAATGAGTAGTCAATAAAATTGTGTGCCCCTTTTGATTAAGCTCTTTTATAAACTTCCATAGATTTTGACGAAGTTCAATATCAACTCCAGCTGTAGGCTCATCAAGAATAATAACTGGAGGTTTATGTACCAACGCCTGAGCAACTAGAACTCTTCGCTTCATACCGCCTGAAAGAGATCTCATATTAGCATCAGCCTTATCGGTAAGATTAAGTTTATAAAGAAGCTCTTCAATCCATGCTTCATTTTTGTTCAGACCGAAAAAGCCCGATTGATTTCGCAAAGTTTGTACAACGGAAAAAAATGGATCATAAACAAGCTCTTGTGGCACGACACCTAAACACCTTCTTGCTTGTTTGTAATCTGTCTGAACATCGTAGTTGAAAATTTTAACACTGCCCGAACTTGGTTTTGTAAGACCAGCAAGAATGGAAATTATAGTAGTTTTGCCAGCACCATTAGGACCAAGTAAACCAAAAAATTCTCCCTCTTTTATATCAAAAGTTACATCTCCAAGTGCTTGAAAACCAGCCCCTGCGGTTCGTCCCAAAAGACAATTGCGGAGGCTGGTTTTTTTTGGATAGATTTTATGAAGATTTTTTATTTCTACTGCAAGGGACATACATTAGTTATTTTTTTCGAGCGCTTGAATCAAACCATCGATTCCGCCCTTATTTATTTCTCCAGCAAACTGATTACGGTAATTTTGAATTAACCAAATATTTTCTACGTTGAAATCATAAAACTTCCAAGAGTCGCCTGATTTTTCTAGTCGGTAGTCAACATCCACAATGCCAGAATTATTCTTAATTTTAGTTCTTACAACAGCATCGTTTGCGTTAGGATCACCACGGAAAGGCTCCATAATAATTTCAGTAGAATCATCCACTTTTGCGAATGCTCCACTGTAAGTGCGAATCAATGTCTTTTTAAATGCCTCGGTTAATGCTTGTTTTTGCTCATCTGTAGCCTTTCTCCAAGGTTGACCTGTAGCTAAACGAGTAGTTTTTTGAATGTTTGATACTGGAATAAGTTTATCGTTAACGATTCTTTGTACTGCAGCAGTGTCACCACTTTTTGCAGCAGAATCATTTTGAATTACTTTAATAGTATCTTCTGCTACTTTTTTAACGAAATCGTTAGGATTTTCAGCCGCTTGAACACTGAAAGTAAAAGCCAATAAAGAACTTGCTAGTAAAGTTTTAGAAATTCTAGTCATATCTCCTCCTTAGATTATTTTTGTGTGTACTTATATTAATTTATTACCAAGGAAAATGAATCGTGTTTGATGCTTAATAATATTTCAATATATTTACTGACCTGGATCCTCATAATGAGGGACTGATGGATCAATTGGCTGAGCAACTGGTTGAGATCCTCCCGTATCTGACTCAGGATCCTCGTATTGTGGGACTGATGGGTCAGAACTAGATTGCTTATCAGATTGACTTGATGACTGAGATGGAGATTCTGGGTCTTCGTACTGTGGCAAGTTAGAATCTGGATCCTCATACTGAGGAAGATTTGAATCAGGGTCTTCGTATTGAGGTAGGGATTCAGATTTAGGATTTTTAGCTTTTTTTGCTGCCGCCAATTCTTCTTGGTAAAGACCATTGGGTTCCAGTTTACTTCTGACTAAAGCTCTTCTGTTTTGAAGATAGGCATCACGCAAAAACGCATACTCGTCAAGTGCTAACCCCTTAGTCATATCTTCGACTTGCAATAAACGATAACGAACATCCATATACTTTAAGCCAGTTAAGGAATTTCTAAGTTTGACATTATCAATCGCTGATGGAGATGCAAATACAAGAGACGAACCAACAGTATCACCAATTAGTCCTGCCCCATCCCTAAAATTAGACGGACCTAGAATTGGTAACATTAAATATGGACCCTCTTTGAAACCCCAAACTGCCAAAGTGGTACCAAAGTCATTAGGAATTTTAGGGGTTCCAGATTTAGTAGCTACATCAAAACAACCCCCAACACCCATAGTAGAATTTTGAATAACGCGTCCCATGGTGTTGAAAAAATCTACTCCTCGACCCTGAAGTAAGCTATTCACACCTGACCAAATATCACCCAAATTAGAAAAAATATTAGATATACATCTTTTAGCCCCACCTGGCAGAACTGTATCATATAGTTGGGCAACAGGCTTTACGATTCCCTCATCAACTTTTTTATTAACTTTATAAATAGTGCGATTCATACTTTCGTAAGGATCGCCATCTGTGGGATGCTCTACAGTGACACATGCTGATAAAGCACTGACTAATAGACTTACTTCAATTGCTCGAATTAGGTGTGGTTTCATTATTTTTATTTCCTTCTTTTTCAGCAGTTGAGAATAGGAACTTACTAATCAACTCCTCTAACACAAGAGCACTTTGAGTAAACATAATCTCATCCCCATCTTTTAGATTTGATTCTTCAGCACCTGGAGTTAGCCCGATATACTGCTCTCCTAGAATCCCTGAAGTCATAATCGTAGCTGAAGTATCCATAGGAAATTTAAACTTTTCATTCAGATCCAAGTAGACTACGCCCTTAAAATCTGCATTATCAAATTCAACAGAATTCACACGACCAACTACAACCCCATTGCTACGAATAGCGGCCCTACTTTTAAGTGAGCCCACATTATCAAATTTAGCTACTACTCGATAGGTTTTTTCAAATGAGTAGGTATTTAAATTACCTGCTTTTAGAGCAAGGAAAGCCAATGCTATCAAGCCCAAAAGAAAAAATAACCCAACTAAAAAATTTGTTTTATTGCTGTGCATAATCCGAACACCTATGTAAACATAACAGCAGTTAATAAAAAATCGAGCCCTAAAACGCATAGAGAAGATTTCACTACAGTATGTGTCGTAGCCTTAGCGACACCCTCGGGTGTAGGCACGGAATACCAACCCTCAAAAAGGGCAATAAGCATAACTGCCACACCAAAGACTACACTTTTTATAAACCCATTTAAAATATCTTCTACGATATCAGTTCCAGACTGCATCTGAGACCAAAATGATCCCGAATCCACATCTATAAGAACGACTCCGACAACCCAGCCACCTACAACACCAATCGCAGAAAATATAGTAGCTAATATAGGCATAGCAATGGTACCACCCCAAAACCTAGGTACTAGAATCCTACGAATTGGGTTAATGCCCATAACATCCATAGCAGCTAACTGTTCGCCTGATTTCATAAGACCAATTTCAGCAGTCGTAGCAGTCCCAGCTCTACCAGCAAATAACAAAGCGGTAACAACAGGACCTAGCTCTCTTGTTAAAGCTAAAGAAACTACTAATCCAAGAGACTCCTCAGACCCATACATAGACAAGGTGTGATAACCCTGCAATCCCAAAACGAATCCAACAAAAAGCCCAGAAACTGCAATGATAATTAACGAATGATTACCGATAAAATGTAGTTGCTCAATCACTAATGAAGGTCTTTTGAATATAAAAGCAACATTAAGAAAAACAGACCACATCAATCTAGCAAAAGCCCCAACTGCACAAATTGCAGAGATGATGAGTTCACCGATACGTGATATGAATTTATACACCAAGTTTCTCACTCTTTAATTTATACCAGTCACTAAAACTGTTAGATTCAGGGTACTCAAATACAACAGGACCATCAGGTTTTCCATATAAAAATTGATTAACGTAATCATTTTTAGATTCACGTAATTCGTCAGGCGTACCCTCGGCAATAATCTTTCCCTGTCCAATCATATAAACATAATCAACAATATCAAAAGATTCATCGATATCATGTGTAATCAAGATTGAACCACAATTAAGCCTATCCGCAGTATCACGAATAAGCTTAGCCGTCATACCTAATGAAATAGGATCCAGTCCTGCAAATGGCTCATCGTAAAGAATAATTTGAGGCTCAAGAATAATTGCACGTGCTAAAGCAACCCTGCGAGCCATACCGCCTGAAATCTCTGATAGCTTAAGATGTGCAGCCGTTCTAAGCCCTACCGAATCTAACGTCTTTAAAACCTTGTTAAAAATTTCTCTTTCAGAATAATTCGTAAGCTCTCGCAACGGAAAGGCAACGTTATCGTAAACGCCTAAATCTGTAAACAACGCACCATGCTGAAACAACACACCCATCTGCTGACGCAAAGAATCCAATTTTTTTTTGGATATTTTGCTTATATCATGGCCAAGCAATTCAACACGCCCAGCTTGTGGCTTAAGCTGACCAGTAGTGGCTCTTAAAATTGTTGTTTTACCAGAGCCAGACCCACCTATAAGAGCAATAATCTGACCCTTATGAAGTCTCACATGCAAGTCAGAGATGATGACATGTGCACCATAACCCAAGGTCACATGATCAAATTTAATTAAAGCCTCTGAATCGGACACAGTGATGATACTCAAATAAAAACTAAGATTTTAACAAATATAAGATTTCTGGTAATTGCCTGTGGAAAGTCTTGTAATTCTACCCTCAGTTTCCCATAGGACTAATTGCTCGATAGCAGAATCCAAAGGCATATCCAAAGCCTTCCTCAAATCGTTTATTGTAAATTCCTGCTCCCCAATTGAGTCAAGGGGGTGTGGGCTCAATGTTATTTCAGAATATCCCAAAGTATTATGTATCTCTATATTTTCTGCACCCCACGCAATATTATTCATAACAAATTCTGCACTATCCGCTAGCATAGCACCTTGCTGAATCAAATTATGACAACCTTTATGAGCATTAGTAAGAACAGAACCTGGAACGGCAAAAACATCTCTACCATTTGCCATAGCTAACTCCGCCGTATATAAAGACCCACTTTTCTGTGCCGCTTCGACCACGACAACACCAAGGGACAAGCCAGCAATAATCCTATTCCTAGCAGGAAAATGAAAAGGCTTAGGGTCAGAACCCAAGCCAAACTCAGAGATAAGCAACCCATTTGATTTAACTTGCTCTGCCAATTCAACATTCTCCTTTGGATAAATAATATCCAATCCCGACCCCAAAACAGCTATCGTACTTAAATCCTTTTGACTACTTAATGCTCCAATGTGTGCATTTGAATCTATCCCTCTAGCAAGCCCACTAACAACACAATAATTATTGTTGGCAATGCCCTTTGCGAAACTTCTTGAAGTGAAATTCGACTGATAAGAAGATTTTCTAGAACCTACAATCGCAATACATGGTTTTTTTAGTGTCTGCTTTTTTCCACTAAGATAAAGTAATACTGGAGGATCAGGAAGTTTCTTTAACAATTCTGGATAATCATCTTCAAAGATAGTTAAGACAGCATTGCCATCAATATCTAACCAATCCAATGTTCTATTTAACTGACTTTGTGCAATATTGTTGTTCTTATGAAGAAGTCCGTATATATCTCCCTTGTAATTTCCACCAGTAGATTTAAAAAGACTAAGTGCAAAATTAAAATCTCGCTCTGTAGTCTGGTATACATATTTTGCCTCTTTAAAATGAGTTACTAAAAAATAAAATAACTTGGGAGGAATTTCCTCTATAAAAGATAATTTCAATAATGATTTTAAATTGTCCATGTGCATCTTAAAAAGTTCAGTATAGATTTGTGATTCATTATTTATAAGAGGGTGGACAATTTGGTCCATACGAGTTTTTACTATAATTACGTGATTAACATTTTTAAAAAAATATATGGCTGTTCTACCTATACTTAAGTATCCAGACCCAAGGTTAAAAAAAATTGCTAAAGACGTTGATGTTGTCGACGAGTCTATAAAAAAAATTGTCGAAGATATGGCTGAAACTATGTACGCTGCAAATGGTGTCGGATTGGCTGCCACTCAGGTAGATATTCATAAAAGGATAGTTGTAATAGACGTATCTGAAGAAAGAAATGATCTTTTAGTTCTCATTAATCCCGAAATTATCGGCATAAGCGAAGAAAAAGTGATTCACGAAGAAGGCTGCCTGTCGGTTCCTATGATATATGATAATGTAGAGCGATTTTCAGAGGTTCGAGTTAAAGCCTTAGACCAAAATGGCAATGCATTCGAATTCAAAGCAGACGGACTACTAGCTATTTGCGTACAACATGAGCTTGATCATCTAATGGGCAAAGTATTTGTAGAAAAACTCTCTGCCCTTAAACAAAATAGAATTAAAACTAAGCTTAAAAAAGCTCAAAAAGAAGAGAAGAACTAAGTTTTATTTCTCTCTCCAAATAATGCATGACCAATACGGATTTCGGTTGCACCTTCTTGTATTGCAATTTCAAAATCCCCACTCATACCCATAGATAATTGTGGCAATGCCAAACCAGTAATGTCACGACATCTTTCTGCTAATTCTCGTAGACTTGAAAAACACTTTCTTATATCGTCTTGGTTTTCCGTATTTTCTGCAATGGTCATAAAACCTTGCAAGTCTAGTGTTTGTATTCCAGATTCTTTTAAATCATTTAAAAATGCAGGAACTTCACTAATTTCTAAGCCAGTTTTAGACACCTCGGGACTAGTTTTTACTTGCACTAATGCTTTAATAGATTTACCTGCTGCTTGAAGGCGATTATCAAGAGCTTTAGCTAGTTCAATTCTGTCTAATGATTGAATCTCTGAAGCATATGTGGCTACTTCCTTGGATTTATTGGTCTGCAAGTATCCAATAATAACCCACTGCAACTGGTCGTAATCTTGAAGTTCTATGGCTTTTTCCTTCAATTCCTGAGCTTTATTTTCGGCAAATCTGTGATAGCCTAAATCAATAGCCATACGTATGGTATCTGGAGAAAATGTCTTAGTAACAGGAAGTATGTTCACTGAACCTGGTTCTCTTCCTGCCTGCTTACAAGCTTCATTTACTCTTTGTTCAAGTGCTCTAAAATTTTCAGCTAATGTAATCATCGTTTTCCTCCTTAAATTAAAGTCTGTATCCTGTAATAATTTAAAAAAGTAAAATCAATAAAATTAAAAATCTTTTTTGCTAAATGGTGGTGGCACCAACTTTATGATAGACATATTAATAATATTATTCCTAACCTTTTTAAATGGCTTATTTGCCATGTCTGAAATTGCAGTAGTCTCATCCAAAAAAACTCGCCTCCAAAAACAAGCAGAACAAGGTAAAACATCAGCCAAAGTAGCCTTGGCCCTACAACATGACCCAGCAAGATTTCTATCTACAGTCCAAATTGGTATCACCCTAATTGGAATATTTTCTGGTGCCTTTGGTCAAGCTTCATTGGTATCGAAATTGACCCCCATTTTAACCCCATTATTTGGAAATTACTCTAACGAAATATCATTAGCAATTGTTGTGATATCAATAACTTTTTTATCGATAGTTTTTGGAGAACTTGTCCCAAAAAGATTGGCCATCCACTACCCTGAAAAAATAGCAAATGTAATATCAAGACCCATGACCATTCTATCTAAGGCAGTGGCACCTTTTGTTTGGATACTATCATTTAGTACTAATTTAGTACTTAAATTAATTGGTATTTCCAAAAAAGAAGAAAATAGTTTAACGGAAGAAGATATAAGTGGCATTTTGCATGAAGGGGCTACTGCGGGCCTATTCGAAAAGACTGAACACAATATAGTTGAACGAGCTTTAAGCCTTGACGACAGGCATATTGCCACCATAATGACTCCACGGAGCGAAATCCACTACATTGATATAAATGCTCCGATTAAAGACACCCTTACTATTATTGCCGACAGCCCATATTCAAGATTTCCAGTGGTTGATGGGCAGTTAGATAATGTAATCGGTATTGTGGATGCGGGCTCATTGTTTGAGCAGCAAATTAGGGGTGAACCAACTGATATACGTAAGACCATGAAGCCTGTTAAATTCGTTCCAGAAAATATCAGTGCCATGGATCTTCTGGAATCATTGCAAGAACACAAATCTGAAATAGCAGTTGTTATTAATGAATACGGAGAAGTTGAAGGTGTAGTCACGCTTAGGGATATTTTGACTGTTTTAGTTGGCCATGCAATTCCTATGAATGAAAATGAAATGCTAGA from Taylorella equigenitalis ATCC 35865 includes these protein-coding regions:
- the murA gene encoding UDP-N-acetylglucosamine 1-carboxyvinyltransferase; translated protein: MDKLKVTGGKKLEGTIKVSGAKNAALPILCASLLTSEPVILRNVPELNDIKTSIRVLQQLGVKVRWIEPEVLELQADEIKSFEAPYELVKTMRASILVLGPLLARFGHAKVSLPGGCAIGQRPVDQHIKGLKLLSADIDVEHGFVVAKADRLKGASIKTDMVTVGGTEQFLMASVLASGTTILENAAQEPEVYDLAQMLNSMGAKISGHGTSRITIEGVEKLHGTEYKIMPDRIEAGTFLCCVGATGGYLELTDVLPHTMVSIIEKLTEAGLEISTGEDWIKASMSCRPKAVSIITKEYPGFPTDMQAQLMALNSIADGESTIDERIFENRFMHVPELNRLGADITVHESKAHIKGVDKLQGAKVMATDLRASASLIIAALAAQGESVIDRIYHLDRGYFKIEEKLKKVGAEIERIS
- a CDS encoding BolA family protein, giving the protein MNLPHQDQIKEYISNQIPCDYLEVEGDGAHFFATIVSESFNGKRLIQRHQMVYAALGDRMKDEIHALSMTTLTPEEYKAKNNNG
- a CDS encoding ABC transporter permease, giving the protein MQNHILQSNLTFGSGFPALFNKEIARFKKVFIQTVAAPAITTILYLVVFAQVLSGRVAYGSIPYVKFLIPGLMMMSMMQNAFSNSSSSFVQSKMSGNLVFILLPPISPLEIFSAYTLASVVRAFVVGFVIWLCSLFYSVSIPVNFIWLLVFSFLASATMGTLGLLNGVLADKWDQLANFQTFLIMPMTFLSGVFYSIHSLPSFWQSVSYYNPVFYMIDGFRYAFFRVSDVSPWHSFIVSLVSFLVISLITMRILQTGYKLRS
- a CDS encoding ABC transporter ATP-binding protein: MSLAVEIKNLHKIYPKKTSLRNCLLGRTAGAGFQALGDVTFDIKEGEFFGLLGPNGAGKTTIISILAGLTKPSSGSVKIFNYDVQTDYKQARRCLGVVPQELVYDPFFSVVQTLRNQSGFFGLNKNEAWIEELLYKLNLTDKADANMRSLSGGMKRRVLVAQALVHKPPVIILDEPTAGVDIELRQNLWKFIKELNQKGHTILLTTHYLEEAQEMCDRIAFLRQGNLVACDETSKLLKGLGVSSLEDAFLKFSQYEGFFDVSSIQGV
- a CDS encoding MlaC/ttg2D family ABC transporter substrate-binding protein, which translates into the protein MTRISKTLLASSLLAFTFSVQAAENPNDFVKKVAEDTIKVIQNDSAAKSGDTAAVQRIVNDKLIPVSNIQKTTRLATGQPWRKATDEQKQALTEAFKKTLIRTYSGAFAKVDDSTEIIMEPFRGDPNANDAVVRTKIKNNSGIVDVDYRLEKSGDSWKFYDFNVENIWLIQNYRNQFAGEINKGGIDGLIQALEKNN
- a CDS encoding MlaA family lipoprotein, producing MKPHLIRAIEVSLLVSALSACVTVEHPTDGDPYESMNRTIYKVNKKVDEGIVKPVAQLYDTVLPGGAKRCISNIFSNLGDIWSGVNSLLQGRGVDFFNTMGRVIQNSTMGVGGCFDVATKSGTPKIPNDFGTTLAVWGFKEGPYLMLPILGPSNFRDGAGLIGDTVGSSLVFASPSAIDNVKLRNSLTGLKYMDVRYRLLQVEDMTKGLALDEYAFLRDAYLQNRRALVRSKLEPNGLYQEELAAAKKAKNPKSESLPQYEDPDSNLPQYEDPDSNLPQYEDPESPSQSSSQSDKQSSSDPSVPQYEDPESDTGGSQPVAQPIDPSVPHYEDPGQ
- the mlaD gene encoding outer membrane lipid asymmetry maintenance protein MlaD; this translates as MHSNKTNFLVGLFFLLGLIALAFLALKAGNLNTYSFEKTYRVVAKFDNVGSLKSRAAIRSNGVVVGRVNSVEFDNADFKGVVYLDLNEKFKFPMDTSATIMTSGILGEQYIGLTPGAEESNLKDGDEIMFTQSALVLEELISKFLFSTAEKEGNKNNETTPNSSN
- the mlaE gene encoding lipid asymmetry maintenance ABC transporter permease subunit MlaE; this translates as MYKFISRIGELIISAICAVGAFARLMWSVFLNVAFIFKRPSLVIEQLHFIGNHSLIIIAVSGLFVGFVLGLQGYHTLSMYGSEESLGLVVSLALTRELGPVVTALLFAGRAGTATTAEIGLMKSGEQLAAMDVMGINPIRRILVPRFWGGTIAMPILATIFSAIGVVGGWVVGVVLIDVDSGSFWSQMQSGTDIVEDILNGFIKSVVFGVAVMLIALFEGWYSVPTPEGVAKATTHTVVKSSLCVLGLDFLLTAVMFT
- a CDS encoding ABC transporter ATP-binding protein; translated protein: MSDSEALIKFDHVTLGYGAHVIISDLHVRLHKGQIIALIGGSGSGKTTILRATTGQLKPQAGRVELLGHDISKISKKKLDSLRQQMGVLFQHGALFTDLGVYDNVAFPLRELTNYSEREIFNKVLKTLDSVGLRTAAHLKLSEISGGMARRVALARAIILEPQIILYDEPFAGLDPISLGMTAKLIRDTADRLNCGSILITHDIDESFDIVDYVYMIGQGKIIAEGTPDELRESKNDYVNQFLYGKPDGPVVFEYPESNSFSDWYKLKSEKLGV
- the dprA gene encoding DNA-processing protein DprA, which codes for MDQIVHPLINNESQIYTELFKMHMDNLKSLLKLSFIEEIPPKLFYFLVTHFKEAKYVYQTTERDFNFALSLFKSTGGNYKGDIYGLLHKNNNIAQSQLNRTLDWLDIDGNAVLTIFEDDYPELLKKLPDPPVLLYLSGKKQTLKKPCIAIVGSRKSSYQSNFTSRSFAKGIANNNYCVVSGLARGIDSNAHIGALSSQKDLSTIAVLGSGLDIIYPKENVELAEQVKSNGLLISEFGLGSDPKPFHFPARNRIIAGLSLGVVVVEAAQKSGSLYTAELAMANGRDVFAVPGSVLTNAHKGCHNLIQQGAMLADSAEFVMNNIAWGAENIEIHNTLGYSEITLSPHPLDSIGEQEFTINDLRKALDMPLDSAIEQLVLWETEGRITRLSTGNYQKSYIC
- the def gene encoding peptide deformylase is translated as MAVLPILKYPDPRLKKIAKDVDVVDESIKKIVEDMAETMYAANGVGLAATQVDIHKRIVVIDVSEERNDLLVLINPEIIGISEEKVIHEEGCLSVPMIYDNVERFSEVRVKALDQNGNAFEFKADGLLAICVQHELDHLMGKVFVEKLSALKQNRIKTKLKKAQKEEKN
- a CDS encoding YggS family pyridoxal phosphate-dependent enzyme, which translates into the protein MITLAENFRALEQRVNEACKQAGREPGSVNILPVTKTFSPDTIRMAIDLGYHRFAENKAQELKEKAIELQDYDQLQWVIIGYLQTNKSKEVATYASEIQSLDRIELAKALDNRLQAAGKSIKALVQVKTSPEVSKTGLEISEVPAFLNDLKESGIQTLDLQGFMTIAENTENQDDIRKCFSSLRELAERCRDITGLALPQLSMGMSGDFEIAIQEGATEIRIGHALFGERNKT
- a CDS encoding hemolysin family protein, producing the protein MIDILIILFLTFLNGLFAMSEIAVVSSKKTRLQKQAEQGKTSAKVALALQHDPARFLSTVQIGITLIGIFSGAFGQASLVSKLTPILTPLFGNYSNEISLAIVVISITFLSIVFGELVPKRLAIHYPEKIANVISRPMTILSKAVAPFVWILSFSTNLVLKLIGISKKEENSLTEEDISGILHEGATAGLFEKTEHNIVERALSLDDRHIATIMTPRSEIHYIDINAPIKDTLTIIADSPYSRFPVVDGQLDNVIGIVDAGSLFEQQIRGEPTDIRKTMKPVKFVPENISAMDLLESLQEHKSEIAVVINEYGEVEGVVTLRDILTVLVGHAIPMNENEMLDAVQRKDGTWLIEGTMTLERFKEIFNEDIDASSDEEAHYHTIAGLIMHKLGHIPRETESFEWNSYNFEVVDMDKHRIDRVLVKVLK